A single genomic interval of Gossypium raimondii isolate GPD5lz chromosome 11, ASM2569854v1, whole genome shotgun sequence harbors:
- the LOC105761053 gene encoding uncharacterized protein LOC105761053 isoform X1 translates to MAEIKVDPVDDHTMVIPETEISAQKPHRTLRVASLDIFRGLTVALMILVDDAGGEWPMIGHAPWHGCNLADFVMPFFLFIVGMAIPLALKRIPSKGKAVKKVVFRTLKLLFWGLLLQGGFSHAPDKLTYGVDMQMIRFCGILQRIAFAYLVVALAEIFLKDAQSNDIAAGYCSVFRLYCWHWLLGACILILYLAMLYGIYVPDWQFAVHDKESAVYGRVFTVDCNVRGKLNPPCNAVGYIDREILGINHLYLKPAWRRAKACTENSPYEGPFKNDAPSWCHAPFEPEGILSSISAVLSTIIGVHFGHVLVHLKGHSERLKQWIMMGFALLILGIVLHFTHAIPLNKQLYTFSYVCVTSGAAALVFSAIYILVDIWGLKYMFVPLKWIGMNAMLVYVMAAEGIFAGFINGWYYEDPHNTLVYWIEKHIFIGVWNSRRVGILLYVIFAEILFWAIIAGILHRFGIYWKL, encoded by the exons ATGGCTGAAATCAAGGTAGACCCTGTTGACGACCATACTATGGTCATCCCCGAGACTGAAATCTCAGCTCAAAAGCCTCATAGAACTCTGCGAGTTGCCTCACTGGACATTTTCAGAGGCCTTACTGTAGCG CTGATGATTCTAGTAGATGATGCTGGAGGAGAGTGGCCTATGATTGGCCATGCACCATGGCATGGCTGCAACCTTGCTGATTTTGTTATgcccttctttcttttcattgttGGCATGGCCATTCCTCTTGCTCTTAAG AGAATACCAAGTAAAGGCAAAGCTGTCAAGAAGGTGGTTTTCAGAACTCTAAAGCTCCTCTTTTGGGGTCTGTTATTACaag GAGGGTTTTCGCATGCTCCCGACAAGCTAACATACGGTGTTGATATGCAAATGATAAGGTTTTGTGGCATTTTGCAG AGAATTGCTTTTGCATATTTGGTGGTGGCACTTGCTGAGATTTTTCTGAAAGATGCACAATCCAATGATATTGCAGCTGGCTATTGCTCTGTGTTTAGGTTATATTGTTGGCATTG GCTGTTAGGTGCATGCATACTTATACTATACTTGGCCATGCTTTACGGGATATATGTTCCAGACTGGCAGTTCGCTGTCCATGATAAGGAGAGTGCTGTTTATGGGAGGGTTTTCACA GTAGACTGCAATGTGAGAGGAAAACTCAATCCTCCTTGCAATGCAGTGGGATATATTGACAGGGAAATTTTGGGGATCAATCACTTGTACCTAAAACCTGCATGGAGAAGAGCTAAG GCTTGCACCGAGAATTCCCCTTACGAGGGGCCATTCAAAAATGATGCTCCATCATGGTGTCATGCACCTTTTGAACCTGAAGGAATTCTAAG TTCAATATCTGCTGTGCTGTCTACAATCATTGGAGTTCATTTTGGACATGTGCTTGTACATTTGAAG GGTCATTCCGAAAGACTGAAGCAATGGATCATGATGGGATTTGCTCTCCTCATTCTAGGAATTGTTCTGCATTTTACTCATG CAATTCCTTTGAATAAACAGCTATATACATTTAGCTATGTTTGTGTTACATCTGGAGCAGCAGCACTTGTTTTCTCAGCCATATATATTCTG GTTGATATATGGGGTTTGAAGTACATGTTTGTGCCATTAAAATGGATTGGCATGAATGCAATGCTGGTTTATGTGATGGCAGCTGAAGGGATTTTTGCAGGCTTCATAAATGGATGGTATTATGAGGATCCACATAATACATTG GTTTATTGGATTGAAAAGCACATATTCATAGGGGTTTGGAATTCAAGAAGGGTAGGGAtcttattatatgttatatttgcAGAGATCCTCTTCTGGGCTATCATTGCTGGCATTTTGCATCGATTTGGAATTTATTGGAAGCTTTGA
- the LOC105761053 gene encoding uncharacterized protein LOC105761053 isoform X2, translating into MAEIKVDPVDDHTMVIPETEISAQKPHRTLRVASLDIFRGLTVALMILVDDAGGEWPMIGHAPWHGCNLADFVMPFFLFIVGMAIPLALKRIPSKGKAVKKVVFRTLKLLFWGLLLQGGFSHAPDKLTYGVDMQMIRFCGILQRIAFAYLVVALAEIFLKDAQSNDIAAGYCSVFRLYCWHWLLGACILILYLAMLYGIYVPDWQFAVHDKESAVYGRVFTVDCNVRGKLNPPCNAVGYIDREILGINHLYLKPAWRRAKACTENSPYEGPFKNDAPSWCHAPFEPEGILSSISAVLSTIIGVHFGHVLVHLKGHSERLKQWIMMGFALLILGIVLHFTHAIPLNKQLYTFSYVCVTSGAAALVFSAIYILVDIWGLKYMFVPLKWIGMNAMLVYVMAAEGIFAGFINGWYYEDPHNTLRSSSGLSLLAFCIDLEFIGSFDSSLSY; encoded by the exons ATGGCTGAAATCAAGGTAGACCCTGTTGACGACCATACTATGGTCATCCCCGAGACTGAAATCTCAGCTCAAAAGCCTCATAGAACTCTGCGAGTTGCCTCACTGGACATTTTCAGAGGCCTTACTGTAGCG CTGATGATTCTAGTAGATGATGCTGGAGGAGAGTGGCCTATGATTGGCCATGCACCATGGCATGGCTGCAACCTTGCTGATTTTGTTATgcccttctttcttttcattgttGGCATGGCCATTCCTCTTGCTCTTAAG AGAATACCAAGTAAAGGCAAAGCTGTCAAGAAGGTGGTTTTCAGAACTCTAAAGCTCCTCTTTTGGGGTCTGTTATTACaag GAGGGTTTTCGCATGCTCCCGACAAGCTAACATACGGTGTTGATATGCAAATGATAAGGTTTTGTGGCATTTTGCAG AGAATTGCTTTTGCATATTTGGTGGTGGCACTTGCTGAGATTTTTCTGAAAGATGCACAATCCAATGATATTGCAGCTGGCTATTGCTCTGTGTTTAGGTTATATTGTTGGCATTG GCTGTTAGGTGCATGCATACTTATACTATACTTGGCCATGCTTTACGGGATATATGTTCCAGACTGGCAGTTCGCTGTCCATGATAAGGAGAGTGCTGTTTATGGGAGGGTTTTCACA GTAGACTGCAATGTGAGAGGAAAACTCAATCCTCCTTGCAATGCAGTGGGATATATTGACAGGGAAATTTTGGGGATCAATCACTTGTACCTAAAACCTGCATGGAGAAGAGCTAAG GCTTGCACCGAGAATTCCCCTTACGAGGGGCCATTCAAAAATGATGCTCCATCATGGTGTCATGCACCTTTTGAACCTGAAGGAATTCTAAG TTCAATATCTGCTGTGCTGTCTACAATCATTGGAGTTCATTTTGGACATGTGCTTGTACATTTGAAG GGTCATTCCGAAAGACTGAAGCAATGGATCATGATGGGATTTGCTCTCCTCATTCTAGGAATTGTTCTGCATTTTACTCATG CAATTCCTTTGAATAAACAGCTATATACATTTAGCTATGTTTGTGTTACATCTGGAGCAGCAGCACTTGTTTTCTCAGCCATATATATTCTG GTTGATATATGGGGTTTGAAGTACATGTTTGTGCCATTAAAATGGATTGGCATGAATGCAATGCTGGTTTATGTGATGGCAGCTGAAGGGATTTTTGCAGGCTTCATAAATGGATGGTATTATGAGGATCCACATAATACATTG AGATCCTCTTCTGGGCTATCATTGCTGGCATTTTGCATCGATTTGGAATTTATTGGAAGCTTTGACAGTTCCCTATCTTATTAG
- the LOC105761055 gene encoding translationally-controlled tumor protein homolog: MLVYQDLLTGDELLSDSFPYKEIENGMLWEVEGKWVVQGAVNVDIGANPSAEGADDDEGVDDQAVKVVDIVDTFRLQEQPAFDKKQFVTFMKRYIKNLTPKLEPEKQESFKKNIEGATKFLMSKLKDLQFFVGESMHDDGSLVFAYYKDGATDPTFLYFAYGLKEIKC, encoded by the exons ATGTTGGTTTATCAGGATCTTCTCACAG GTGATGAGCTCCTCTCGGACTCTTTCCCATACAAAGAAATCGAGAATGGAATGTTATGGGAAGTCGAGGGAAAG tggGTTGTTCAAGGAGCTGTCAATGTAGATATTGGGGCTAACCCTTCTGCAGAAGGTGCTGATGATGATGAAGGTGTTGACGATCAAGCCGTCAAGGTTGTGGACATCGTCGACACTTTCAGACTTCAG GAGCAACCTGCTTTTGACAAGAAGCAGTTTGTGACCTTCATGAAGAGGTACATCAAGAACTTGACACCCAAATTAGAGCCTGAAAAGCAAGAGTCTTTCAAGAAGAACATCGAGGGGGCTACTAAATTTTTGATGTCGAAGCTTAAAGATCTCCAATT TTTTGTGGGTGAGAGCATGCATGATGATGGTAGCCTAGTGTTTGCATACTACAAGGACGGTGCCACCGATCCAACCTTCCTCTACTTTGCCTATGGCTTGAAGGAAATCAAGTGCTAA